A DNA window from Labrys wisconsinensis contains the following coding sequences:
- a CDS encoding bifunctional rhamnulose-1-phosphate aldolase/short-chain dehydrogenase, with the protein MNAHSPAGSPPSDRLPDLWDDAKAAGLDEPGQLLYRSNLLGSDLRITNFGGGNTSAKVAARDPLTGAEATVLWVKGSGGDIGSMKLDGFSTLYLDKLEQLKGLYRGIAHEDEMVGYLPHCTFNLNPRAASIDTPLHAFVPAAHVDHVHSDAVIALAASRNAEELTKTVFGGEIGFLPWQRPGFDLGLKLEAVAKSDPKLVGVVLGGHGLFTWGPTSKACYQTTLRIIQTAADWLKANGQRPAFGGERVAALAPEARAAVAARLMPEIRGRIGKEESKAKVGHFNDAPEVLDFVNSNALDRLAPLGTSCPDHFLRTKIRPLVIPFDPASGGIEAAIAGLDDLIEAYRADYAAYYQRCKHADSPAMRDPNAVIYLVPGIGMLSFAADKATARIAGEFYVNAINVMRGATSVSDYVGLPEQEAFDIEYWLLEEAKLQRMPKPKSLAGRIALVTGGAGGIGRAIAARLMAEGACVVLADIDQGALDESVAEFGKAFGKDVVRGVRVDVTDEAAVIGSFAETARAFGGIDIVVNNAGISSAAPVEDTSLELWNRNISILATGYFLVAREGYRLMKQQGRGGSIVFIGSKNGVAASAGASAYCTAKAAELHLARCMALEGAPFGIRVNSVNPDAVLRGSKIWQGEWRQQRAQSNKIGEDDLEEFYRKRSLLQRSVFPEDIAEAVYFFASDLSAKSTGNFLNVDAGNATSFTR; encoded by the coding sequence ATGAACGCCCATTCGCCCGCCGGATCGCCGCCCTCCGACCGTCTCCCCGATCTCTGGGACGACGCCAAGGCGGCGGGCCTCGACGAGCCCGGCCAGCTGCTCTACCGCTCCAACCTCCTGGGCTCGGACCTCCGGATCACCAATTTCGGCGGCGGCAACACCTCGGCCAAGGTTGCGGCCCGCGACCCGCTCACCGGGGCCGAGGCCACGGTGCTGTGGGTCAAGGGCTCGGGCGGCGATATCGGCTCGATGAAGCTCGACGGCTTCTCCACCCTCTATCTCGACAAGCTGGAGCAGCTCAAAGGGCTCTATCGCGGCATCGCGCACGAGGACGAGATGGTGGGCTACCTGCCCCATTGCACCTTCAACCTCAACCCGCGCGCAGCCTCGATCGACACGCCCCTGCATGCCTTCGTGCCGGCCGCCCATGTCGACCATGTCCATTCCGACGCGGTGATCGCCCTCGCCGCCTCGCGCAATGCCGAAGAGCTGACGAAGACCGTGTTCGGCGGCGAGATCGGCTTCCTGCCCTGGCAGCGCCCCGGCTTCGACCTCGGCCTGAAGCTGGAGGCCGTCGCCAAGAGCGACCCGAAGCTGGTCGGCGTGGTGCTCGGCGGCCACGGCCTGTTCACCTGGGGCCCGACCTCCAAGGCCTGCTACCAGACGACGCTGCGCATCATCCAGACCGCGGCCGACTGGCTCAAGGCCAACGGCCAGCGCCCGGCCTTCGGCGGCGAGCGGGTCGCCGCGTTGGCGCCCGAAGCGCGCGCCGCCGTCGCCGCGCGCCTGATGCCGGAGATCCGCGGCCGCATCGGCAAGGAGGAGAGCAAGGCCAAGGTCGGGCATTTCAACGACGCGCCGGAAGTGCTGGACTTCGTCAATTCCAACGCGCTCGACCGCCTCGCCCCGCTCGGCACCTCCTGCCCCGACCATTTCCTGCGCACCAAGATCCGGCCGCTGGTGATCCCCTTCGATCCCGCTTCGGGCGGCATCGAAGCAGCCATCGCCGGGCTCGACGACCTCATCGAGGCCTACCGGGCCGACTACGCCGCCTATTACCAGCGCTGCAAGCATGCGGATTCGCCGGCCATGCGCGACCCCAACGCGGTGATCTACCTCGTGCCCGGCATCGGCATGCTGTCCTTCGCCGCCGACAAGGCGACCGCGCGCATCGCCGGCGAGTTCTACGTCAACGCCATCAACGTGATGCGCGGGGCGACCAGCGTCAGCGACTATGTCGGCCTGCCCGAGCAGGAGGCGTTCGACATCGAATACTGGCTCCTGGAAGAGGCCAAGCTGCAGCGGATGCCCAAGCCCAAGAGCCTGGCCGGGCGCATCGCCCTGGTCACCGGCGGGGCCGGCGGCATCGGCCGGGCGATCGCCGCCCGCCTGATGGCGGAGGGCGCCTGCGTGGTCCTGGCCGACATCGACCAGGGCGCGCTCGACGAGAGCGTCGCCGAGTTCGGCAAGGCCTTCGGCAAGGACGTGGTGCGCGGCGTCAGGGTCGACGTCACCGACGAGGCGGCGGTGATCGGCTCCTTCGCCGAGACCGCCCGCGCCTTCGGCGGCATCGACATCGTCGTCAACAATGCCGGCATCTCTTCCGCCGCGCCGGTGGAGGACACGTCGCTGGAGTTGTGGAACCGCAACATCTCGATCCTTGCCACCGGCTATTTCCTGGTGGCGCGCGAAGGCTACCGGCTGATGAAGCAGCAGGGCCGCGGCGGCTCGATCGTGTTCATCGGCTCCAAGAACGGCGTCGCCGCCTCGGCCGGCGCCTCGGCCTATTGCACCGCCAAGGCGGCGGAGCTGCACCTCGCCCGCTGCATGGCGCTCGAGGGCGCGCCGTTCGGCATCCGCGTCAACTCGGTCAACCCCGACGCGGTGCTGCGCGGCTCGAAGATCTGGCAGGGCGAATGGCGCCAGCAGCGGGCGCAGTCCAACAAGATCGGCGAGGACGACCTCGAGGAATTCTACCGCAAGCGCTCGCTGCTGCAGCGCTCGGTCTTCCCCGAGGACATCGCCGAGGCCGTCTATTTCTTCGCCTCCGACCTTTCGGCCAAGTCGACGGGGAACTTCCTCAACGTCGATGCCGGCAACGCCACCAGCTTCACGCGCTGA
- a CDS encoding DeoR/GlpR family DNA-binding transcription regulator, protein MHERERWQAILEQVRQRAVMPVRDLAGLLDASPATLRRDLTKLAEMGLLRRVHGAVEAVSQDDRPQLATRSFDVSRTLNGARKRVIARAAVDLCRDGESIIINGGTTTGQMIEFLRPRRLHILTNSFPVAEALVHDSENRIVLPGGEIYREQNVIVSPFDDDSIQHYTASKMFMSALSIGPLGVIEGDPLLARAEAKLLKRAADLIVLADSSKFEPRGNMAVAPLSRIHTLITDDAAPASGLAMLRDAGVRVIIAQDEEAMIHAA, encoded by the coding sequence ATGCACGAACGGGAGCGGTGGCAGGCCATTCTGGAGCAGGTCCGGCAGCGGGCTGTCATGCCCGTGCGCGACCTCGCCGGCCTCCTCGACGCCTCGCCGGCAACCCTGCGCCGCGACCTGACCAAGCTGGCCGAGATGGGGCTGCTGCGCCGCGTGCACGGGGCGGTGGAAGCGGTGTCGCAGGACGACCGGCCGCAGCTCGCCACCCGCTCCTTCGACGTCAGCCGCACCCTCAACGGCGCCCGCAAGCGGGTCATCGCCAGGGCCGCGGTGGACCTGTGCCGGGACGGGGAATCGATCATCATCAACGGCGGCACCACCACCGGCCAGATGATCGAGTTCCTGCGCCCGCGCCGCCTGCACATTCTGACCAATTCCTTCCCCGTGGCCGAGGCCTTGGTGCACGACAGCGAGAACCGCATCGTCCTGCCGGGCGGCGAGATCTACCGGGAGCAGAACGTCATCGTCTCGCCCTTCGACGACGATTCGATCCAGCACTACACCGCCTCGAAGATGTTCATGAGCGCGCTGTCGATCGGCCCGCTCGGCGTGATCGAGGGCGACCCGCTGCTCGCCCGGGCCGAGGCCAAGCTGCTGAAGCGCGCCGCCGACCTGATCGTGCTGGCCGATTCCTCCAAGTTCGAGCCGCGCGGCAACATGGCCGTGGCGCCGCTCTCGCGCATCCACACCCTGATCACCGACGACGCGGCGCCGGCCTCGGGGCTCGCCATGCTGCGCGATGCCGGCGTTCGGGTCATCATCGCGCAGGACGAGGAGGCGATGATCCACGCCGCCTGA
- the rhaI gene encoding L-rhamnose catabolism isomerase: MSFQISADLIASANAAAAPGHEEDYAALGRTLARRGVDIETVTGEAQAFAVAVPTWGVGTGGTRFARFPGPGEPRNIFDKIEDCGVIQQLTRATPTVSPHFPWDKVSDYGELREAAAHQGLGFDAVNSNTFQDQPGQKLSYKFGSLSNNDEATRQQAVAHNLECIEIGRKLGSTALTVWIADGSNFPGQSHLTRALDNYLEAMSQVYMALPADWQVFLEHKLYEPAFYSTVISDWGSNFAAALELGPKAKCLVDLGHHAPNVNIEQIVARLVRFGKLAGFHFNDSKYGDDDLDSGSVDPFRLFLVFNELVDAAHRKARDFAPAYMIDQSHNVTDPIESLIGSAIEIGRAHAQAVLVDRAALAAAQEENDALGAHRLIKQAFVTDVSPILAEARRRSGGALDPIAVYRASGYRTEKAKERPSTGVAAAGIV; encoded by the coding sequence ATGTCGTTCCAGATTTCCGCCGACCTCATCGCCTCGGCCAATGCCGCCGCCGCACCGGGCCACGAGGAGGACTATGCCGCCCTCGGACGCACTCTGGCGCGGCGCGGCGTCGACATCGAGACCGTCACGGGCGAGGCGCAGGCCTTTGCGGTGGCGGTGCCGACCTGGGGCGTGGGCACCGGCGGCACCCGCTTCGCCCGCTTTCCCGGCCCGGGCGAGCCGCGCAATATCTTCGACAAGATCGAGGATTGCGGCGTCATACAGCAGCTGACGCGGGCGACGCCGACGGTGTCGCCGCATTTTCCCTGGGACAAGGTTTCCGACTACGGCGAGCTGCGGGAAGCCGCGGCGCATCAGGGGCTCGGATTCGACGCCGTCAACTCCAACACCTTCCAGGACCAGCCGGGCCAGAAGCTCAGCTACAAGTTCGGCTCGCTCTCGAACAACGACGAGGCGACGCGCCAGCAGGCGGTGGCGCACAATCTCGAATGCATCGAGATCGGTCGCAAGCTCGGCTCCACGGCGCTGACGGTGTGGATCGCCGACGGCTCGAACTTCCCCGGCCAGTCCCACCTGACGCGGGCGCTCGACAACTACCTGGAGGCGATGAGCCAGGTTTACATGGCCCTGCCGGCGGACTGGCAGGTGTTCCTCGAGCACAAGCTCTACGAGCCGGCCTTCTACTCCACGGTGATCTCGGACTGGGGCTCGAACTTCGCCGCGGCGCTGGAGCTCGGCCCGAAGGCCAAGTGCCTGGTGGACCTCGGGCATCACGCGCCCAACGTCAACATCGAGCAGATCGTGGCGCGGCTGGTGCGTTTCGGCAAGCTGGCGGGCTTCCATTTCAACGATTCGAAATATGGCGACGACGACCTCGATTCCGGCTCGGTCGATCCGTTCCGCCTGTTCCTGGTGTTCAACGAGCTGGTGGATGCGGCCCACCGCAAGGCCAGGGATTTCGCGCCGGCCTATATGATCGACCAGTCGCACAACGTCACCGACCCGATCGAGAGCCTGATCGGCTCGGCCATCGAGATCGGCCGCGCCCACGCCCAGGCCGTGCTGGTCGACCGGGCGGCGCTGGCGGCGGCGCAGGAGGAGAACGACGCCCTCGGCGCCCATCGCCTGATCAAGCAGGCCTTCGTTACCGACGTGTCGCCGATCCTGGCCGAGGCGCGGCGGCGCAGCGGCGGCGCCCTGGACCCGATCGCGGTCTACCGGGCCTCCGGCTACCGCACCGAGAAGGCGAAGGAGCGGCCCTCGACGGGCGTGGCGGCGGCGGGAATCGTGTAA
- the rlmH gene encoding 23S rRNA (pseudouridine(1915)-N(3))-methyltransferase RlmH codes for MRLVICAVGRLKAGPERDLTARYAERLTATGRSLALGPLDVVEIEESRARRAEDRKAEEAHKLLAAAGGALVVALDEAGPALASEAFAARIAAWRDAGTASLAFLIGGADGHGPPVAERAALTLSFGRMTWPHQIVRILLAEQLYRAATIIAGHPYHRA; via the coding sequence ATGCGACTGGTGATCTGCGCCGTGGGCCGGCTGAAAGCCGGTCCGGAGCGGGATCTGACCGCGCGCTACGCCGAACGCCTCACCGCGACCGGCCGGAGCCTGGCGCTCGGTCCGCTCGACGTCGTCGAGATCGAGGAGAGCCGCGCCCGCCGCGCCGAGGACCGCAAGGCCGAAGAAGCGCACAAGCTGCTCGCCGCCGCCGGCGGCGCGCTGGTGGTGGCGCTCGACGAGGCCGGACCGGCGCTGGCGAGCGAAGCCTTCGCCGCCAGGATCGCGGCCTGGCGCGACGCCGGCACCGCCTCGCTCGCTTTCCTGATCGGCGGCGCCGACGGTCATGGCCCGCCGGTGGCCGAGCGCGCGGCCCTCACCCTCTCGTTCGGCCGGATGACCTGGCCGCACCAGATCGTGCGCATCCTGCTCGCCGAGCAGCTCTACCGGGCGGCGACCATCATCGCCGGCCACCCCTATCACCGCGCCTGA
- the leuC gene encoding 3-isopropylmalate dehydratase large subunit, whose protein sequence is MAPRTLYDKIWDDHVVDTTADGTSLLYIDRHLVHEVTSPQAFEGLRVSGRKVHSPERTLAVVDHNVPTSDRSKGIDDPESATQVETLAQNARDFGVEYFSERDQRQGIVHIIGPEQGFTLPGTTIVCGDSHTSTHGAFGALAHGIGTSEVEHVLATQTLIQKKARNMRVTVDGKLPDGVTAKDIILSIIGEIGTAGGTGHVLEYAGEAVRSLSMEGRMTICNMSIEGGARAGLIAPDEKTFAYLEGRPKAPKGEAWELAVAYWRTLFTDEGAHFDREIKLDAARLPPIVTWGTSPEDVASVTGSVPRVEDAANEHQRAKIERALAYMGLQGGERIRDIAVDRVFIGSCTNGRIEDLRAAALVVAGKTVNPNVNAMIVPGSGLVKLQAEAEGLDAVFKAAGFDWREPGCSMCLAMNADKLRPGERCASTSNRNFEGRQGYKGRTHLVSPQMAAAAAIAGRFVDIREWDMAPA, encoded by the coding sequence ATGGCGCCCCGCACGCTCTACGACAAGATCTGGGACGACCACGTGGTCGACACCACCGCGGACGGCACCAGCCTCCTCTATATCGACCGCCACCTGGTCCACGAGGTGACCAGCCCGCAGGCCTTCGAGGGGCTGCGCGTCTCCGGCCGCAAGGTGCATTCGCCCGAGCGCACGCTCGCCGTGGTCGACCACAACGTGCCGACCTCCGACCGCTCCAAGGGCATCGACGATCCCGAGAGCGCCACCCAGGTCGAGACCCTGGCCCAGAACGCCCGCGACTTCGGGGTCGAATATTTCTCCGAGCGCGACCAGCGCCAGGGCATCGTCCACATCATCGGCCCCGAGCAGGGCTTCACCCTGCCCGGCACCACGATCGTCTGCGGCGACAGCCACACCTCCACCCACGGCGCGTTCGGGGCCCTCGCGCACGGCATCGGCACCTCGGAGGTCGAGCACGTGCTCGCCACCCAGACGCTGATCCAGAAGAAGGCCCGGAACATGCGCGTCACCGTCGACGGCAAGCTGCCGGACGGCGTGACCGCCAAGGACATCATCCTGTCGATCATCGGCGAGATCGGCACGGCCGGCGGCACCGGCCACGTGCTCGAATATGCCGGCGAGGCCGTGCGCAGCCTGTCGATGGAAGGGCGCATGACCATCTGCAACATGTCGATCGAGGGCGGCGCCCGCGCCGGCCTGATCGCGCCGGACGAAAAGACCTTCGCCTATCTCGAGGGCCGGCCCAAGGCGCCCAAGGGCGAAGCCTGGGAGCTGGCGGTGGCCTATTGGCGCACGCTCTTCACCGACGAAGGCGCGCATTTCGACCGCGAGATCAAGCTCGACGCCGCCCGGCTGCCGCCGATCGTCACCTGGGGCACCAGCCCGGAGGACGTCGCCTCGGTCACCGGCTCGGTGCCGCGCGTCGAGGACGCCGCCAACGAGCACCAGCGCGCCAAGATCGAGCGGGCGCTGGCCTATATGGGCCTGCAGGGCGGCGAGCGCATCCGCGACATCGCCGTCGACCGGGTGTTCATCGGCTCCTGCACCAATGGCCGCATCGAGGACCTGCGCGCCGCCGCGCTGGTGGTGGCGGGCAAGACCGTCAACCCCAATGTCAACGCCATGATCGTGCCGGGCTCGGGCCTGGTGAAGCTGCAGGCGGAAGCCGAGGGGCTCGACGCGGTCTTCAAGGCGGCCGGCTTCGACTGGCGCGAGCCGGGCTGCTCGATGTGCCTGGCCATGAACGCCGACAAGCTGCGGCCGGGCGAGCGCTGCGCCTCCACCTCGAACCGCAACTTCGAGGGCCGGCAGGGCTACAAGGGCCGCACCCACCTGGTCTCGCCGCAGATGGCGGCCGCAGCGGCGATCGCCGGACGCTTCGTCGACATCCGCGAATGGGACATGGCGCCGGCCTGA
- a CDS encoding nicotinate-nucleotide adenylyltransferase yields MGPPVTANRCCLPPFAPGMTIGLFGGSFNPPHEGHRHASLVALTRLGLDRIWWLVTPGNPLKDNQGLPPLETRMAAARRLAAHPRIAVTGIEAAIGARYTYDTVRWLVRHCPGVTFVWIMGADNLAGFHRWQHWRGIAALVPIAVVARPGALTKGPLGKAARVLAASRVPENDARDLKCRRPPAWVFLHAPLDGTSSTALRARGQGLAGPQADPRTPA; encoded by the coding sequence ATGGGCCCGCCCGTGACCGCGAACCGCTGCTGCCTCCCGCCCTTCGCGCCGGGCATGACCATCGGCCTGTTCGGCGGCAGCTTCAACCCGCCGCACGAAGGCCACCGGCACGCCAGCCTGGTCGCCCTCACCCGGCTCGGCCTCGACCGGATCTGGTGGCTGGTGACGCCGGGCAACCCGCTCAAGGACAATCAGGGCCTGCCCCCGCTGGAAACGCGCATGGCCGCCGCCCGGCGCCTCGCCGCCCATCCCCGCATCGCCGTCACCGGCATCGAGGCGGCGATCGGCGCGCGCTACACCTACGACACCGTCCGCTGGCTGGTGCGTCACTGCCCGGGCGTGACCTTTGTGTGGATCATGGGCGCCGACAACCTCGCCGGCTTCCATCGCTGGCAGCACTGGCGCGGCATCGCGGCGCTGGTGCCGATCGCCGTGGTCGCCCGGCCCGGCGCGCTGACCAAGGGCCCGCTGGGCAAGGCGGCGCGGGTGCTCGCCGCCAGCCGGGTGCCGGAGAACGATGCGCGCGACCTCAAGTGCCGCCGCCCGCCCGCCTGGGTGTTCCTGCATGCGCCGCTCGACGGCACCTCCTCGACCGCCCTGCGCGCCCGCGGCCAGGGCCTGGCCGGCCCGCAGGCGGATCCCCGCACGCCGGCCTAA
- the tlpA gene encoding thiol:disulfide interchange protein TlpA: MEDKDIAPGQSRRGMIVGLVALAGVAAGVAGVYGIGSGARNGESAACPGAAALTAKLGPLARGEVAALNVAATPQPLVPLAFARPDGSPATLADFKGRTVLLNLWATWCVPCRKEMPALDALQADLGGPGFEVVSVNIDTNRVDRAASFLDEIKVDRLTRYADHSARIFQDLKAQGLAFGMPTTLVVDRQGCMLASLAGPAEWASEDAKAFVRAAMGG; encoded by the coding sequence ATGGAAGACAAGGACATCGCCCCCGGACAATCCCGCCGCGGGATGATCGTCGGGCTGGTGGCGCTGGCGGGGGTGGCCGCCGGCGTGGCGGGGGTATACGGGATCGGATCGGGCGCCCGCAACGGCGAAAGCGCGGCCTGTCCCGGCGCCGCGGCGCTGACGGCCAAGCTGGGGCCGCTCGCCAGGGGGGAGGTGGCGGCGCTGAACGTCGCCGCCACGCCGCAGCCGCTGGTGCCGCTCGCCTTTGCCCGACCCGACGGGTCGCCGGCGACGCTGGCCGATTTCAAGGGCCGCACCGTGCTCCTGAACCTCTGGGCCACCTGGTGCGTGCCCTGCCGCAAGGAGATGCCGGCGCTGGACGCCCTGCAGGCCGATCTCGGCGGCCCGGGGTTCGAGGTCGTCTCGGTCAACATCGACACCAACCGTGTCGACCGCGCCGCCAGCTTCCTCGACGAGATCAAGGTCGACCGGCTGACGCGCTATGCCGACCATTCCGCCAGGATCTTCCAGGATCTCAAGGCGCAGGGGCTCGCCTTCGGCATGCCGACCACGCTGGTCGTCGACCGCCAGGGCTGCATGCTCGCCTCGCTTGCCGGCCCGGCCGAATGGGCGAGCGAGGACGCCAAGGCCTTCGTCAGGGCGGCGATGGGTGGGTGA
- a CDS encoding LysE family translocator, which yields MSFLPDIHTLLFYSLACLILFITPGPDMSLWLAKTLSGGRRGGTAAMLGTQVGCLCHTVFAAVGLSALLAASATAFTALKIVGALYLAWLAIDAIRSGSALNVKGDDRPPQSFWKTFAVGLGINLTNPKVVLFFLTFLPQFVTASDPHAPAKLLFLGLFFIAVNLPLAFALILGAERVIAWLKRRPRVLRGIDISFAGVFGFFAFKILTASAR from the coding sequence ATGTCCTTCCTGCCCGATATCCACACGCTGCTGTTCTACAGCCTCGCCTGCCTGATCCTGTTCATCACGCCCGGCCCCGACATGAGCCTGTGGCTGGCCAAGACGCTGAGCGGCGGGCGGCGGGGCGGCACGGCGGCGATGCTGGGCACGCAGGTGGGCTGCCTCTGCCACACCGTGTTCGCGGCGGTCGGCCTCTCCGCCCTGCTGGCGGCTTCGGCGACGGCGTTCACAGCGCTGAAGATCGTCGGCGCGCTCTATCTCGCCTGGCTCGCCATCGACGCCATCCGCTCCGGCTCGGCGCTGAACGTCAAGGGCGACGATCGGCCGCCGCAGAGCTTCTGGAAGACCTTCGCGGTCGGCCTCGGCATCAACCTGACCAACCCGAAGGTGGTGCTGTTCTTCCTGACCTTCCTGCCGCAATTCGTCACGGCCAGCGACCCCCACGCCCCGGCCAAGCTGCTCTTCCTCGGCCTGTTCTTCATCGCCGTGAATCTGCCGCTCGCCTTCGCCCTGATCCTCGGCGCCGAGCGGGTGATCGCCTGGCTGAAGCGCCGGCCCAGGGTGCTGCGTGGCATCGACATCAGCTTTGCCGGCGTGTTCGGCTTCTTCGCCTTCAAGATCCTGACGGCGTCGGCGCGGTGA
- the rsfS gene encoding ribosome silencing factor, giving the protein MSARGLSQEGRPLTTLVRREAEVIPLHPVARPIPRDVEETVRMLLASLDDMKAEQIVEIDIRGKSSIADVMLIATGRVARHVAAIADRLAKDLRDAGHHGVRIEGTPVCDWVLIDTGDVIVHIFRPEVRLFYNLEKMWSSGRPNEIRPS; this is encoded by the coding sequence ATGTCCGCGCGTGGATTAAGCCAAGAGGGACGACCCCTGACCACCCTGGTGCGACGCGAAGCGGAGGTGATTCCGCTTCATCCCGTAGCCCGACCGATCCCGAGGGATGTCGAGGAAACGGTCCGAATGCTGCTCGCAAGCCTGGACGACATGAAGGCCGAGCAGATTGTCGAAATCGACATTCGCGGCAAAAGCTCCATCGCCGACGTGATGCTCATCGCCACCGGCCGGGTCGCCCGGCACGTGGCGGCGATCGCCGATCGTCTGGCGAAGGATCTCAGGGATGCCGGCCATCACGGCGTGCGCATCGAGGGCACCCCCGTCTGCGACTGGGTGCTCATCGACACGGGCGACGTGATCGTCCACATCTTCCGCCCGGAAGTCCGCCTCTTCTACAATCTGGAGAAGATGTGGTCGTCCGGCCGCCCGAACGAGATTCGCCCCAGCTGA
- a CDS encoding class I SAM-dependent methyltransferase, whose product MATNDRQFTGSIPEVYDRLLVPLIFEPYACEMAERIAGLAPRDVLEVAAGTGVVTRALAARLPRTARILATDLNQPMLDHARARSAADTQITWMQADALALPFEDGRFDAVACQFGAMFFPDKVKAYGEACRVLRRGGRFLFNVWDEIGRNAFADIVTHALAELFPDDPPRFLARTPHGYNDAETIRAELGAAGFGAITIEAVEAIAHAPSPEQPAAAFCQGTPLRGEIEARGGSLDAATRHAAAALAARFGTGPIDGPIRALVVTAAR is encoded by the coding sequence ATGGCGACGAACGACAGGCAGTTCACCGGATCCATTCCGGAGGTCTACGATCGGCTGCTGGTTCCCCTGATCTTCGAGCCCTATGCATGCGAGATGGCGGAGCGAATCGCCGGCCTGGCGCCCCGCGACGTGCTGGAGGTCGCGGCCGGCACCGGAGTCGTCACGCGAGCGCTGGCGGCGCGGCTTCCGCGAACGGCACGCATCCTCGCCACCGACCTCAACCAGCCGATGCTGGACCATGCGCGCGCACGATCGGCCGCCGATACGCAAATCACCTGGATGCAGGCGGATGCGCTGGCGCTGCCCTTCGAGGACGGGCGCTTCGACGCCGTGGCCTGCCAGTTCGGCGCGATGTTCTTTCCCGACAAGGTCAAGGCCTATGGCGAAGCCTGCCGCGTGCTGCGGCGGGGTGGCCGGTTTCTGTTCAACGTCTGGGACGAGATCGGGCGGAACGCCTTCGCCGACATCGTGACGCATGCGTTGGCGGAGCTGTTTCCCGACGATCCGCCGCGCTTTCTCGCCCGCACGCCGCACGGCTACAATGATGCCGAGACCATCCGGGCAGAGCTCGGGGCGGCCGGCTTCGGCGCAATCACGATCGAGGCGGTGGAAGCGATCGCCCACGCGCCTTCGCCCGAGCAGCCGGCAGCGGCCTTCTGCCAGGGCACGCCGCTGCGGGGCGAGATCGAAGCGCGCGGTGGCTCGCTGGATGCAGCGACCCGTCACGCCGCCGCGGCGCTGGCTGCCCGATTCGGCACCGGACCGATCGACGGTCCCATCCGGGCCCTGGTGGTCACCGCTGCCCGCTGA
- a CDS encoding class I SAM-dependent methyltransferase, producing MDAAPNRVNLPAWNERAAIHLRDATGFYDIDGFRAGADSLMPIEAAEIGDVAGLRVAHLQCHIGLDTLSLARRGAEAFGLDFSPVAIAGARRLAEETGIAATFVEADVYEARQALPGPFDLVYVTWGAINWLPDIRRWAAVVGSLLKPGGRLYLAETHPFAFALEEEDGRRVVAYPWRSPPDRPLVFEAATTYTGDPTPLASTRHHEWLHPLSAILGGLAQASLTLTFLNEHETLPYRLFPSMVEVGRQTYRLPDGAVPLPLSFSLSAVKLG from the coding sequence ATGGATGCCGCGCCGAACCGGGTCAACCTGCCGGCCTGGAACGAGCGGGCCGCCATCCACCTGCGCGATGCCACCGGCTTCTACGACATCGACGGCTTCAGGGCCGGCGCCGACAGCCTGATGCCGATCGAGGCGGCGGAGATCGGCGACGTCGCCGGCCTGCGCGTCGCCCATCTGCAATGCCATATCGGCCTCGACACGCTGAGCCTGGCGCGGCGGGGCGCCGAGGCCTTCGGGCTCGACTTCTCGCCTGTCGCCATCGCCGGGGCGCGCCGGCTGGCCGAGGAGACCGGCATCGCCGCGACCTTCGTCGAGGCCGACGTGTACGAGGCGCGGCAGGCCCTGCCCGGCCCCTTCGACCTCGTCTACGTCACCTGGGGCGCAATCAACTGGCTGCCGGACATCCGGCGCTGGGCCGCGGTGGTGGGATCGCTGCTCAAGCCCGGCGGACGGCTCTATCTCGCCGAGACCCATCCCTTCGCCTTCGCGCTGGAAGAAGAGGACGGCCGGCGCGTCGTCGCCTATCCCTGGCGCTCGCCCCCGGACAGGCCGCTGGTGTTCGAGGCGGCGACGACCTACACCGGCGATCCCACCCCGCTCGCCAGCACCCGGCACCACGAGTGGCTGCATCCGCTCTCGGCGATCCTCGGCGGGCTGGCGCAGGCCAGCTTGACGCTGACGTTCCTCAACGAGCACGAGACCCTGCCTTACCGGTTGTTCCCCTCGATGGTGGAGGTCGGACGGCAGACGTACCGCCTGCCGGACGGAGCGGTACCGTTGCCGCTGTCCTTCTCGCTCTCGGCGGTGAAGCTTGGCTGA